From Echinicola jeungdonensis, the proteins below share one genomic window:
- a CDS encoding OmpA family protein has protein sequence MKRIWLILLFLIISPLANAQLQNYKWRIGFSGGYTNYYGDLTPHTIQGWDDWDDFFKLYQWNKNYRNDWSGQLSLETRLTNTTGLMLQIGRYQFAMSDRYMDPGGNLLMESPHFDRALNFQTTLWDAGLSLVFKTDNDKLLSRNAFIAPYLTLGFGGLWFDVKGDLLDAQGNQYDYSQINLIPDGTYETSLPQLNTERPGGYELDNLYSQLGLGIRFKLSNNLELFVQSEFKHAFTDYLDDVSETYREEYENDFQAYAAHPGTNTIDPSAPFRGNRDGANDWYIYHGAGLKINFSPNKKTFNASSVSSRKNSYPSTSLAKTTPKAEIDSLEEKSVREQTNNFNYTFINWPSISTLENLKYRLDTLQIDLSILEQKRNLDRINESMLAEENSLQRYELSSSQIQQDTLLSGSVKKERLETINDLKSNSQKKIDSLSQKANAVEFRIGALEQKKQILASTKSGLDSLSILHEFQWVTNILPITQDSTIIWNRGLFEPPSSKMAITPDSLPPSPTPKEYRPSQNLMTYSEIQEPPRSSKTDSLLQVLIGLQVQSESLEPEEFSEEVVETEEDDEKKSRFPIRLFSGRSSDRGNRSSSRTESQSASRDRETSLDISKLPSQEIQEDSPRDYENSNRAATIFGLSNLGLNLAQIFDNKEKKEPIKKDSLDNAALDTISTDTLVSREKTLIPPESINTRDTVYLEVPGKSITIPSTVDIYFDINQSDPSQKELEKLNPIAEYINQYPDKHIFLTGYADNTGSLSYNLKLIQERVDHLMEYLIQELGISPSQIQTESGGKIIRGPQKGANPKDRRVEVKINL, from the coding sequence ATGAAAAGAATTTGGCTCATATTGCTTTTTCTGATCATATCTCCCCTGGCCAATGCCCAATTGCAAAATTACAAATGGAGGATTGGCTTTAGCGGGGGGTATACCAATTATTATGGAGACCTAACCCCCCATACTATCCAGGGTTGGGATGATTGGGATGATTTTTTCAAACTTTATCAATGGAATAAAAATTACAGGAATGATTGGTCCGGTCAGTTGAGTTTAGAAACCCGGTTGACCAATACCACTGGCTTGATGCTGCAAATAGGCCGTTACCAATTTGCCATGTCAGACCGTTACATGGATCCCGGAGGGAATCTATTGATGGAAAGCCCCCATTTCGACAGGGCCCTAAATTTCCAAACTACCCTTTGGGATGCAGGTTTGTCGCTGGTCTTCAAAACTGACAATGACAAATTGCTTAGCAGAAATGCATTTATCGCCCCTTATTTGACATTGGGTTTTGGAGGTCTTTGGTTTGATGTCAAAGGAGACCTTTTGGATGCACAGGGAAATCAGTACGACTATAGCCAAATCAATTTAATTCCTGATGGAACCTATGAAACTTCCCTCCCCCAATTAAATACAGAAAGGCCGGGGGGGTATGAACTGGATAATTTGTACTCACAGTTGGGCTTGGGAATAAGGTTTAAGCTAAGCAATAACCTTGAATTATTTGTCCAAAGTGAATTTAAACATGCATTTACAGATTATCTGGATGATGTAAGCGAAACTTACCGTGAAGAGTATGAAAATGATTTCCAAGCCTATGCAGCTCACCCCGGCACCAATACCATTGATCCCTCTGCTCCTTTCCGGGGGAACCGGGATGGGGCCAATGATTGGTATATCTACCATGGAGCTGGATTAAAAATCAATTTTTCTCCCAACAAAAAAACCTTTAATGCTTCCTCAGTTTCTTCAAGGAAAAACTCTTATCCTTCCACGTCTCTAGCAAAAACCACTCCTAAAGCCGAAATCGACAGTTTGGAAGAAAAGTCCGTCCGGGAACAGACCAATAATTTCAATTATACCTTTATTAATTGGCCCTCAATATCAACCTTAGAAAACCTCAAATACCGTCTGGACACCCTTCAAATCGATTTATCTATTCTGGAACAAAAACGAAATTTAGACCGGATAAATGAAAGCATGTTGGCGGAAGAAAACAGTTTACAACGATATGAACTCAGCAGTTCACAAATTCAGCAGGACACCTTGCTTTCCGGAAGCGTTAAGAAAGAACGTCTGGAAACCATCAACGATCTAAAATCAAATAGCCAGAAAAAAATTGACAGCCTGTCCCAAAAGGCCAATGCAGTGGAATTTCGCATTGGAGCATTGGAACAAAAAAAACAAATTTTAGCATCAACAAAAAGTGGATTAGACAGCCTCTCAATTCTTCATGAATTCCAATGGGTTACCAATATCCTTCCAATTACACAAGACAGCACAATAATCTGGAACAGGGGTTTATTTGAACCACCTTCTTCAAAAATGGCCATTACACCTGATAGCCTTCCCCCTTCCCCAACTCCCAAGGAATACCGGCCAAGCCAAAATCTTATGACTTACAGTGAAATTCAGGAACCTCCAAGGTCATCCAAAACAGATTCTCTTTTGCAGGTTTTGATAGGACTTCAAGTCCAAAGTGAAAGCCTGGAACCTGAGGAATTCTCCGAAGAGGTTGTTGAAACGGAAGAGGATGATGAAAAAAAGTCCAGGTTTCCTATCCGGTTATTTAGTGGACGTTCTTCAGACCGGGGCAACCGGTCCAGTTCCAGGACTGAAAGTCAGTCAGCTTCCAGAGACAGGGAAACCTCACTTGACATTTCCAAATTACCCTCCCAGGAAATCCAAGAAGATTCCCCTCGAGATTATGAAAACAGTAACAGGGCAGCCACCATTTTTGGGCTTTCAAATTTGGGACTTAACCTTGCACAGATTTTTGATAATAAAGAAAAAAAGGAACCAATAAAAAAAGACAGCCTTGATAATGCAGCCTTGGACACCATTTCCACGGACACCTTAGTTTCTAGGGAAAAAACCCTTATTCCCCCTGAATCAATAAACACTCGGGATACGGTGTATTTGGAAGTTCCGGGAAAAAGTATCACCATCCCATCTACTGTTGATATCTACTTTGATATTAACCAATCCGATCCCTCCCAAAAAGAATTGGAAAAACTTAATCCAATAGCAGAATACATCAACCAATATCCTGATAAGCATATATTTTTAACCGGTTATGCTGATAATACAGGCAGCTTATCCTATAACCTAAAATTGATACAGGAAAGGGTTGACCATTTAATGGAATATTTAATTCAGGAATTGGGAATTTCCCCTTCCCAAATCCAAACCGAATCAGGAGGCAAAATAATAAGGGGCCCTCAAAAAGGAGCCAACCCGAAAGATCGCAGGGTGGAGGTAAAGATTAATTTATAA